A stretch of the Kroppenstedtia eburnea genome encodes the following:
- a CDS encoding helix-turn-helix domain-containing protein, which translates to MEVLIKRIVKKMREVVSVWEEIGNQLRQAREQAGLSLEEIRDQTKIDIVSLRALESGDFDKISSPFFVRSHIRAYAKIVGLEPTYLLKKYRPIQEGDNSGLDSTGVINQMTGSWTPVGGGSPDLQNTMIHRRNTETMGTPSAGLPAVSQSGDHGERYDPYRTRHSKPHTPVPDPGMMEESVDPQHGGSSPRPHTGRNHRMGRITETTRQLPALQSHDEDFSSYGEWRTRSETVISPPNDFRNQQSARRSGRHTSVNPTEEVTPSVHAEDAESDLYPEPVGSLPSRSAGALVPYQPPAEDGEGRLSRTAARKAIDISPRAKGAGRWVAKLPKTWAARIAVFAAIVLIPMTAVLAYNSMNKPEEEQAQKQQPSEGGRTNVASTDNNTSSAQVVPVNQGAGFSEYKLSEPSAVELQFKAQDSSWIQIRDQKEANTYLKDFTLKSGEGHPFKLEQGAKTDLWITIGAPQHIEITLNGQPIQAAKSVHIIISDSD; encoded by the coding sequence GTGGAAGTCTTAATCAAGCGGATTGTGAAAAAAATGCGGGAGGTGGTCTCTGTGTGGGAGGAGATCGGAAACCAGCTGAGACAAGCCCGGGAGCAGGCCGGTCTGTCTCTGGAGGAGATCAGGGACCAAACCAAGATAGACATAGTAAGTCTGAGAGCATTGGAAAGCGGTGATTTCGACAAGATTTCCAGTCCCTTCTTTGTCCGGTCCCATATCCGGGCCTACGCCAAAATCGTGGGTCTGGAACCGACATATCTGTTGAAGAAGTACCGCCCCATCCAGGAAGGTGACAACAGTGGACTGGATTCAACCGGTGTCATCAATCAGATGACAGGCTCTTGGACACCTGTGGGGGGAGGCTCTCCGGACCTCCAAAATACAATGATCCATCGGCGGAATACCGAAACGATGGGCACGCCAAGTGCAGGCCTTCCGGCGGTTTCCCAAAGCGGCGACCACGGGGAGAGATATGACCCTTACCGGACCCGTCACTCGAAGCCACATACCCCGGTCCCGGATCCCGGGATGATGGAGGAGTCCGTCGATCCGCAGCATGGTGGATCCTCGCCCCGGCCCCATACCGGCAGGAACCACCGGATGGGAAGGATCACGGAAACCACCCGCCAACTGCCGGCACTCCAATCTCATGATGAGGATTTTTCCTCTTATGGGGAGTGGCGGACCCGTTCGGAGACGGTGATCTCCCCTCCAAATGATTTCAGAAACCAGCAGTCTGCGAGACGGAGTGGGCGTCACACTTCGGTGAATCCCACCGAAGAAGTGACCCCATCCGTCCACGCCGAGGATGCTGAATCCGATCTGTATCCCGAACCTGTCGGCAGCTTGCCTTCACGATCCGCGGGTGCACTCGTTCCATATCAGCCTCCGGCGGAAGACGGGGAAGGTCGGTTATCACGAACCGCCGCTCGGAAGGCCATCGATATTTCGCCACGGGCGAAAGGAGCGGGCAGATGGGTGGCCAAGCTCCCGAAGACTTGGGCGGCCCGTATTGCGGTGTTTGCGGCGATTGTACTGATTCCGATGACGGCGGTACTTGCATATAACAGCATGAACAAGCCCGAAGAGGAGCAGGCGCAGAAACAACAGCCATCCGAAGGGGGCCGAACCAATGTCGCCTCGACAGATAACAATACGTCATCGGCGCAGGTGGTTCCGGTCAACCAGGGAGCCGGTTTTTCCGAGTATAAATTGAGTGAACCGTCTGCGGTGGAATTGCAGTTTAAAGCCCAGGATTCCAGCTGGATACAGATCCGGGATCAGAAAGAAGCGAACACCTACCTGAAAGATTTCACCCTGAAATCCGGGGAAGGGCATCCCTTCAAATTGGAACAGGGTGCCAAGACAGATCTCTGGATCACCATCGGTGCGCCGCAACATATTGAAATTACATTGAACGGACAACCGATCCAGGCGGCCAAATCGGTTCATATCATCATCAGTGACTCTGATTGA
- the speD gene encoding adenosylmethionine decarboxylase, which produces MGYSTFGRHVAMDAWGVDFDLLNDARLLEKHMKVAAEKCGATVLSSQAQAFEPQGATVLVLLSESHLSIHTYPEKGFAALDCYTCGHEVDPMVAIRYMMDVLKPTQAFEKVMRRGDGPIEVTQPDPPVQAVQKVI; this is translated from the coding sequence ATGGGATATTCCACTTTCGGACGTCATGTAGCCATGGATGCTTGGGGTGTCGATTTTGATCTGCTCAACGATGCCCGTCTGTTGGAGAAGCATATGAAAGTGGCTGCAGAGAAGTGCGGCGCCACGGTGCTGTCATCACAGGCTCAGGCCTTCGAGCCGCAGGGAGCCACAGTTCTCGTGCTTCTGTCAGAGAGTCATCTTTCCATCCATACCTACCCTGAAAAAGGGTTTGCCGCACTGGATTGTTATACCTGTGGTCATGAAGTGGATCCGATGGTCGCGATTCGCTACATGATGGATGTGCTGAAACCGACGCAAGCCTTTGAAAAGGTGATGCGACGCGGTGACGGGCCAATTGAGGTAACCCAACCCGATCCGCCGGTCCAGGCTGTTCAAAAGGTGATCTGA
- a CDS encoding C40 family peptidase, whose product MRNTKILKKVMLTSTALLLMGTVAPAAGQAHAASANVQSIFKQVGLKYNSGKTVKKESKQTAKKPATSKPQSSQPSQPSNTSSNAQKPSQGQNSSFGDKIIATGEKYMGTPYRLGANYAKEGKFDCSAFTQHVFKQNGINLPRSSRSQSKVGVDVPRNQLQKGDLLFFKLRGKSQIGHVAIYAGNGKVLHTWGPGGVRYDKLSTPWLDQGFVKATRVR is encoded by the coding sequence ATGCGAAACACTAAAATCTTGAAGAAAGTGATGCTCACGTCGACAGCCTTGCTTCTGATGGGGACAGTGGCCCCTGCGGCGGGACAAGCCCATGCCGCGTCCGCAAACGTCCAAAGTATCTTCAAACAGGTGGGCCTCAAATACAACTCCGGAAAAACGGTTAAAAAAGAGTCGAAGCAGACAGCTAAAAAACCGGCGACATCGAAGCCGCAATCTTCACAACCGAGCCAACCTTCGAATACTTCATCCAATGCGCAGAAACCTTCCCAAGGGCAGAACAGCAGCTTTGGGGATAAGATCATCGCCACAGGTGAAAAATACATGGGAACCCCGTATAGATTGGGTGCCAATTATGCCAAGGAAGGTAAGTTTGATTGTTCCGCATTCACCCAACATGTTTTTAAACAGAACGGTATCAACCTCCCCCGTTCGTCCCGATCCCAATCCAAGGTCGGCGTGGACGTTCCTCGTAACCAACTCCAAAAAGGGGATTTGCTCTTCTTTAAACTGAGAGGCAAGTCCCAAATCGGCCACGTGGCCATCTACGCCGGAAATGGAAAAGTGCTCCACACTTGGGGCCCCGGTGGTGTGCGCTACGACAAATTGAGCACCCCCTGGTTGGATCAGGGCTTCGTCAAAGCCACTCGCGTACGTTGA
- a CDS encoding methyltransferase domain-containing protein → MKLEKKRIALIFNRRAEVYDRHAVIQQRMAHRIMQTLEENRVEAGSILELGCGTGYLTQLLSEYFPDAGLVGMDLSKRMVATARERTGNRVRYWVGDVEEEPLGKRCYDLIAANAVVHWLQNPESTLQRLADALQPGGFLVLSVFGPDTLQELAWIYDAVEEEMGLPPSRRVGAFHSECEWIRLMEQAGISSPRFLQCWQRLPHPSAKDLLTAVQSMGAGGARIREHSISPMLEKRLIEEILQRYDRMWRDKDGVYATFQLIQVYGWKGIQHPMAKK, encoded by the coding sequence ATGAAGTTGGAGAAAAAAAGAATCGCATTGATTTTTAACCGACGGGCCGAAGTGTATGACCGGCATGCTGTGATTCAGCAGCGGATGGCCCACCGGATCATGCAGACGTTGGAGGAAAACAGGGTGGAAGCGGGGAGCATACTGGAGTTGGGTTGTGGGACAGGTTATTTGACCCAGCTGCTCTCAGAATATTTTCCTGATGCAGGCTTGGTCGGGATGGACCTTTCCAAAAGAATGGTGGCCACTGCCAGGGAGCGGACAGGCAACCGAGTCCGTTATTGGGTGGGGGATGTGGAAGAGGAACCTCTGGGCAAGAGATGCTATGATCTGATCGCCGCCAATGCCGTCGTCCATTGGTTGCAAAATCCGGAGAGCACTTTGCAACGACTGGCGGATGCTCTTCAACCCGGCGGTTTTCTGGTTCTCTCGGTTTTTGGTCCGGACACACTTCAGGAATTGGCCTGGATCTATGATGCCGTTGAAGAGGAGATGGGACTTCCGCCCTCCAGACGGGTGGGTGCTTTTCATTCCGAATGTGAATGGATTCGGCTTATGGAGCAGGCGGGGATCTCCTCCCCCCGGTTCTTGCAGTGTTGGCAACGGCTTCCCCACCCATCAGCAAAGGATCTCCTGACGGCGGTACAGAGTATGGGTGCGGGGGGAGCCCGGATACGGGAGCATTCGATCTCACCGATGCTGGAAAAAAGATTGATCGAGGAGATCTTGCAAAGATATGACCGAATGTGGAGAGACAAGGACGGTGTATATGCCACTTTTCAGCTGATTCAAGTCTACGGTTGGAAAGGGATCCAACATCCGATGGCGAAAAAATAA
- a CDS encoding NADAR family protein, which translates to MRRIIRFYRVKEAYGCFSNFAPFPIELKGKTWPTSEHYFQAQKFVGTRWEEVIRLENSPMTAARKPLRPDWEDVKDRIMREAVVAKFTQHPDLGQVLLGTEDAVLVEHTANDRYWGDGGDGSGKNRLGETLMEVREQLRRELSS; encoded by the coding sequence ATGCGAAGGATCATCCGTTTTTACCGAGTGAAGGAGGCCTACGGGTGCTTTTCCAACTTCGCCCCCTTTCCGATTGAGTTGAAGGGGAAGACGTGGCCCACTTCGGAACATTATTTTCAGGCACAAAAGTTTGTCGGCACCCGGTGGGAAGAGGTGATCCGATTGGAAAATTCGCCGATGACAGCGGCACGTAAGCCCTTGCGGCCGGATTGGGAGGATGTGAAAGATCGGATCATGCGGGAAGCGGTGGTTGCCAAGTTTACTCAACATCCCGACCTCGGACAGGTTTTGCTGGGGACGGAGGATGCGGTGTTGGTGGAGCATACTGCCAATGACCGCTACTGGGGCGACGGTGGGGACGGATCCGGAAAAAATCGCCTTGGCGAGACCCTGATGGAAGTGAGAGAACAATTGCGCAGGGAACTGTCTTCGTAA
- a CDS encoding response regulator transcription factor, which produces MAVLLLVDDEPSILEMLEVTLRKEGFREILTARTGEEGVRLAREGRPDLVLLDVMLPDLEGFEVCRRLRSFTTVPILFLTARSNDLDKLMGLGIGGDDYITKPFNPLEVVARVRAQLRRQQLAGQQIREETRIHDWGRFRMDEGAGQLTVEGTAVPCPAREFQLLSFLCRHPNQIFSKSQLYEQVWGEESLGEDNTVMVHVRRLREKIEPDPAKPRYLVTVRGLGYKLLPPEEGNHRDT; this is translated from the coding sequence ATGGCTGTTCTTTTACTTGTGGATGATGAGCCGTCCATTCTTGAAATGTTGGAGGTGACATTGCGCAAGGAAGGATTTCGGGAGATCCTGACCGCCCGCACCGGGGAGGAAGGGGTCCGGCTGGCCCGGGAAGGGCGTCCGGATTTGGTTTTGCTCGATGTGATGCTTCCGGATTTGGAGGGTTTTGAAGTGTGTCGTCGGCTGCGCTCCTTCACCACGGTGCCGATCCTGTTTTTAACTGCCCGTTCCAATGATCTGGACAAACTGATGGGGCTGGGAATCGGTGGGGACGATTATATCACCAAACCTTTCAACCCCCTGGAGGTGGTCGCCCGGGTCAGGGCTCAGCTCCGTCGCCAGCAATTGGCGGGGCAACAGATCCGGGAGGAAACGCGAATCCATGACTGGGGGAGGTTTCGTATGGATGAAGGAGCGGGACAGCTGACCGTGGAGGGAACTGCGGTTCCCTGTCCGGCGAGAGAGTTTCAACTGCTGTCCTTTCTGTGCCGCCATCCCAACCAAATCTTCAGCAAATCCCAGCTGTATGAGCAGGTCTGGGGAGAAGAGAGTTTGGGAGAGGATAACACAGTGATGGTCCATGTCCGCAGACTCCGGGAGAAAATCGAGCCGGATCCGGCCAAACCCCGCTACT
- the panD gene encoding aspartate 1-decarboxylase translates to MLRWMCKGKIHRATVTESDLNYEGSITIDARLMEEAGILPFEMVQVTSLQNATSWRTYAIPSEKEGTIGLNGPPARLFRPGDKVIILNTVVMEETEAERLVPKVVLVDESNRIVQVIRKELDPEGSLHGE, encoded by the coding sequence TTGCTGCGCTGGATGTGCAAGGGAAAGATACATCGTGCGACGGTGACGGAATCGGATCTTAATTACGAGGGAAGCATCACCATCGATGCCCGTCTGATGGAGGAAGCCGGAATTCTCCCTTTTGAGATGGTTCAGGTAACCAGCCTGCAAAATGCGACATCGTGGAGAACCTATGCCATTCCTTCCGAGAAGGAAGGGACCATTGGTCTGAACGGCCCCCCGGCGCGTCTGTTCAGACCCGGTGACAAGGTGATTATTCTGAATACTGTCGTCATGGAGGAGACAGAAGCGGAGAGGTTGGTGCCCAAAGTCGTGCTGGTGGACGAATCCAACCGCATTGTGCAGGTGATCAGGAAAGAGCTGGATCCGGAGGGATCGCTGCACGGCGAATAA
- the rnz gene encoding ribonuclease Z, which yields MELIFLGTGAGIPSKERNVSAIALRWPDSGGDTWLFDCGEGTQQRILSSTVKLTRVSRLFITHLHGDHIFGLPGLLGTRSFQEGERPLTIYGPQGLEAFLREALRVSGTHLRYPFTFQEVEDGAEFFCDGVRVRAARLEHGIPCFGYRIEEPDRPGALRIDLLKRDGVPPGPHYRRLKEGKQVRLPDGRILDGKAYLSAPKRGRRVAILGDTRPTPAAVELARDVDLLVHEATYGREREDLAREHFHSTTIQAAETACAAGARRLILTHISPRYALAEGESLAGEARALFSETEVARDGKTVTVERED from the coding sequence ATGGAGTTGATTTTTCTCGGAACGGGGGCCGGAATCCCTTCCAAGGAACGGAATGTGTCAGCCATCGCCCTTCGCTGGCCGGACAGTGGCGGCGATACCTGGCTGTTTGATTGCGGGGAGGGGACTCAGCAGCGGATTCTCTCGTCAACGGTCAAACTGACCCGGGTGAGCCGGCTGTTCATCACACATTTGCATGGAGACCATATTTTCGGCCTGCCCGGTCTGCTTGGAACCCGTTCCTTCCAGGAGGGAGAACGCCCCCTTACCATTTACGGTCCGCAAGGGTTGGAGGCATTTCTGCGGGAGGCTCTCAGGGTGAGCGGAACCCACCTTCGGTATCCTTTCACATTTCAGGAAGTGGAGGATGGGGCGGAATTTTTCTGCGATGGAGTCCGGGTCCGGGCGGCCCGGCTGGAGCACGGGATCCCCTGTTTCGGGTACCGGATCGAAGAGCCGGACCGTCCGGGGGCTTTGCGCATCGACCTGCTGAAACGGGATGGAGTGCCGCCGGGCCCTCACTATCGGCGGCTGAAGGAAGGAAAACAGGTCCGGCTTCCCGATGGGCGGATCCTGGACGGAAAGGCTTATCTTTCCGCCCCGAAGCGGGGAAGACGGGTGGCGATCCTGGGAGATACCCGCCCCACTCCTGCAGCGGTGGAGCTGGCCCGGGATGTGGATCTCCTCGTTCATGAAGCCACCTATGGGAGGGAGCGGGAGGATTTGGCCCGGGAACATTTTCATTCCACCACGATCCAGGCGGCGGAAACCGCCTGCGCCGCCGGAGCGAGGCGATTGATTCTCACCCATATCAGCCCCCGATATGCTTTGGCGGAAGGAGAATCCCTGGCCGGGGAGGCCCGGGCTCTGTTTTCGGAGACCGAGGTGGCCAGGGATGGAAAAACGGTAACAGTGGAGCGGGAGGATTGA
- the ptsP gene encoding phosphoenolpyruvate--protein phosphotransferase, protein MTQHIAGVGAAPGLAIGQAVRWRKEQPRMESRRVEDPDREVSRLEKEVLRAKEQLTHLRETTRERMGDEEAGIFDAHLAFLDDPAYVGEMKTRILDRRQNAEAICQEVTEEMSQMMASLPDEYMQARADDIRDVGNRLLLLLSGREPFDPSLIQPGSVVIADELAPSDTAQFPPGIAAMVTARGSKTAHAAIMARTLGIPAVLGLGEDLNRIREGETLIVNGEEGSITLHPDPDTLNRAREQIDRERQLRESALKKADQEAVTGDGRRIQVFANIGSPADVDAALKNGAEGIGLFRTEFLYLENDHWPTEEEQYQAYRQVLESFGDRPVVIRTLDIGGDKDLPYADLPEEENPFLGHRAIRYCLSQPEIFKTQLRALLRAGVHGNLWIMFPMVENISEIRQAKELLEEARKELEDRGVQTARKLKTGIMVEVPAAAVIADLLAKEVDFMSIGTNDLTQYTLAADRGNERVASLYDAAHPAVLRLVRQTCDAARQEGIVVGMCGELAGDPRMSEVLIGLGLDELSMSAGTIPEVKERIRRVQSDAARELADKVLIQTTPEEVRSLAERA, encoded by the coding sequence GTGACACAACATATCGCTGGAGTGGGGGCCGCCCCCGGACTGGCAATCGGACAGGCGGTCCGGTGGCGCAAAGAACAGCCCCGGATGGAATCCCGAAGGGTGGAGGACCCGGACCGGGAAGTCTCCCGCTTGGAGAAAGAGGTACTCCGGGCCAAAGAACAGCTCACCCACCTGCGGGAAACAACCCGGGAGCGGATGGGGGACGAGGAAGCAGGCATCTTTGACGCTCATCTGGCATTTCTCGATGATCCGGCCTATGTCGGCGAAATGAAGACCCGCATCCTCGACCGTCGGCAAAATGCGGAAGCCATCTGCCAAGAGGTGACTGAAGAGATGTCGCAAATGATGGCTTCCCTGCCTGATGAATATATGCAGGCCCGGGCCGATGACATCCGGGATGTGGGTAACCGGCTCCTTCTCCTGTTGTCCGGTCGGGAGCCCTTTGACCCTTCTCTGATTCAACCGGGGAGCGTGGTCATCGCCGATGAGCTGGCTCCATCGGATACCGCCCAATTCCCGCCGGGAATCGCCGCCATGGTAACCGCCCGGGGAAGCAAAACGGCCCACGCGGCGATCATGGCCCGAACCCTTGGAATTCCCGCCGTTCTCGGTCTGGGGGAAGATTTGAACCGGATTCGGGAGGGGGAGACACTGATCGTCAACGGAGAAGAGGGAAGCATTACCCTGCATCCTGACCCCGACACCTTGAACCGGGCCCGGGAGCAGATCGACCGGGAGCGGCAACTCCGGGAATCCGCCCTGAAAAAAGCGGATCAGGAGGCAGTCACCGGCGATGGAAGGCGGATCCAAGTCTTTGCCAACATCGGAAGCCCGGCAGATGTGGATGCCGCTCTGAAAAACGGTGCCGAAGGCATCGGACTTTTCCGGACTGAATTTCTGTATCTGGAAAATGACCATTGGCCGACAGAGGAAGAACAGTATCAAGCTTATCGACAAGTGCTGGAATCCTTTGGGGATCGTCCGGTGGTGATCCGCACCCTGGATATCGGCGGGGACAAAGATCTGCCCTATGCCGATCTCCCCGAGGAAGAGAATCCCTTTTTGGGTCACCGGGCCATCCGCTACTGTCTGTCCCAGCCGGAGATTTTCAAGACCCAGCTCCGCGCTCTCCTGCGCGCCGGGGTTCACGGCAACCTTTGGATCATGTTCCCCATGGTGGAGAATATCTCCGAGATCCGACAGGCAAAAGAACTGCTGGAGGAAGCCCGGAAGGAATTGGAGGATAGGGGTGTCCAGACTGCGCGCAAGCTGAAGACGGGAATCATGGTCGAAGTGCCTGCGGCCGCTGTCATCGCCGATTTGCTGGCCAAAGAGGTTGACTTTATGAGTATCGGCACCAATGACCTGACCCAATACACCCTTGCCGCCGACCGCGGAAATGAACGGGTGGCCTCTCTGTATGACGCCGCCCACCCCGCCGTCCTCCGCCTGGTTCGCCAAACCTGCGACGCGGCCCGTCAGGAAGGGATCGTGGTCGGGATGTGCGGAGAGTTGGCCGGGGACCCCCGGATGAGCGAAGTTTTGATCGGTCTCGGATTGGATGAACTCTCCATGAGTGCCGGAACCATACCTGAAGTGAAGGAGAGAATCCGCCGGGTCCAATCGGATGCGGCCCGCGAACTGGCGGACAAAGTCCTCATCCAGACCACGCCGGAGGAGGTTCGCTCCCTGGCGGAAAGAGCCTGA